ATCGCGGCGTGTGCGATGTATGCGGCTCCGTTGGATGACAGCTTTCCTCCTCAGCCTACTGCCCACTGCCTTCTGCCTACTGCCATCCAAGGCCCGGAGGGCCGAAAGACTTTAGCCCATGGCGCGTAGCACGGGCACTCTTGCCTGTGTCTGAGTCCTTTCAAGACGCCCGACACCGCTTCAGCGGCTGAGGGTTGTTTTGTAGCGGCGGCTTTGCGCTGCCATTTGGGCCCGCACATGACGAGCTAAACTCGCCGCTACCGCGCGCGAATGGGTTGCCAAAGCATTGCTGCGATGCCGTGAGGTTTGTAAAATGCCGCGCGCACCCAGCCCACGGCACAATCCCGGCGCCGTGGCCAGCGGCTCTCTCGCTTATTTCGAGGCATCGGATTCTTTCTGCTGATTGAGAATACGCCACAGCGTGCCGCTGAATATATTTTCCTGGGCCTGCATGGGCACCTCGCAGGCATCGAGCATCGCGTGATAGCGCTTCACTTCCCGGTCAAACTCCTCCAGATCTCCGCCAAATGTGTCGGAGCCAAAGACCAGTTTCTCAAAAGCACTGTGCCCGGACTGGGGCGTATGAGGACTCACCACTCCCGACCACCAGAAGATGGACTTGAAGAAGGTGTAATCGTTCTGCTTCTTGATCAGCGACGAGCCCGACAGATCAAAGTAGAGATTGGGGTTCCAGCGGCTGACTTCCGCAGCCTCCGCATAATCAGGATTCCCCATGTGCGCGCCAATCACGGTGAGCGTGGGAAAGCGCCTCGCAATCAGGTCCAGGCGCGTGGCGCGCATGCGCTCAAAGCTGACGTCCTGGGGCTTGTTCGGATTTCCACGG
This window of the Terriglobia bacterium genome carries:
- a CDS encoding amidohydrolase family protein is translated as MKKYSLLFVTLVFVLVCGPLRAQSARPKIIDGHLHYDGDPAFLQKLLAKLDSVDGMAFLLVPAADLDTAAPFIHAHSNRLIGFGAIKLDDPDALEQVDRFHAAGFRGLGELSSSLHNYDDRAYWPIYERAAKYHMILLFHTGVVARGNPNKPQDVSFERMRATRLDLIARRFPTLTVIGAHMGNPDYAEAAEVSRWNPNLYFDLSGSSLIKKQNDYTFFKSIFWWSGVVSPHTPQSGHSAFEKLVFGSDTFGGDLEEFDREVKRYHAMLDACEVPMQAQENIFSGTLWRILNQQKESDASK